AGATGTATATGTCTTTTTTATTTGCGCGCGATACGCCCGGTTCTCCGATGACGCAGGTAAAACTCCAGTCGGGATCTTTTCCGCCCGAAGAGCCTGAGATTTCGTAAAAGAGAGAAGCGTTTTCGGAAGGGAGCGCCGCTTCTACGAATCGCTTTTTTAAACTCGTGCCCGCTTCGAGCGTTATGCGCCGCTCGCCGTCCGCGGTAAACGTAAAGGCGATGTCCGGTCTCGCAAGCGTCTTTTCGATAAACGTGTTTTTGCACATGAGCGCTTCGGCTGCCGGGCGTTTTAAAAATCTTCTCCGCGCGGGAAAGTTTTCAAAAAGACCTTCCGCCTGCACGATCGTACCCGCAGTCGATGCACTCCTTTCGATGATGTGATCTTCCGTTACCGATGCCCGCATTTTCCAGCCGCCCGATATGATCGAAAGGCGGCATACGGCGGCGATCGACGAAAGCGCTTCTCCTCTGAAGCCGAGCGTCGAAAGATGCAACAAGTCGGTTTCCGTTTCGATTTTGCTCGTCGCGTGCGGCCGCGCACAGTTTTGCAGATCGCTTTTCGTCATGCCCGAACCGTTGTCGACGACGCGCACTTTTTCGATGCCGCCCGAATCGATTTCGACGGCGATGCTGTCGGCACCCGAATCGACCGCGTTGTCCATGAGTTCGCGCAGAACCGCATTCGGCCGGTCGATGACTTCACCCGCCGCGATTTTCCTTGCGACTTCGGCGGAAAGCTTGTGTACCGGTTTTGCATCGCTCATTGACGCGTACCCTCCTGCGGAGCGCCCGCCGTTCCCGTCGCTTCGTCGGCGCCCGAAAAGAGATCGAGTTCGGGCGTATCCGCGCTTTCGGGTGCGGGCTCGTTCATGAGCATTTGAATTTTTCCTTCGATTCTGTCGATTTCGGCTTCCATGCCGCGCGCGAGTTTTATACCCGTTTCGAAATCTTTGAGCGCATCTTCGAGCGATATGTCGTCGCGCTTGATGTCGGCGGTAAGCTTTTCAAGCGTTTCAAGGTTTTTTGCAAAATTTTTCATGACGGACTCCTTGTAAAATTATTAATTAATAATGTGCTTTGCCTCTGTGCATACGCTTTTGACGGTCGCCGTAAGTTGACCTTTTGCCGGAACGATTTCAAGTTCCGCTCCGACTGCGACGAGCGATGCATCCCGCACGACTTCTCCGCTTGCCGTGTCGCGTACCATCGAATAGCCTCGTGCAAAAATTTTTTCGGGACTTGCGCTTTCGAGTACGTGTGTACACAGGGCGATGCGGTGCTTCGCGTCTTTTAATTTTTCATCGATGTTTTGCAGCAGCGCGACTTTTGCGCCGTCAAAGCGCGCAAGGAGCGGCTGTTCGATAGTTCTAAACTGCAGTTCGAGATTTTCGGGATTGAATGTGCGCACGATGAGTTTCATGTTTTCGACTTTGCGTTTTATTTCCGTATGGAAGATATCGGCATAGGTTTGCAGCGTACGAATGATATCGCTTTTGAGCGGAACTGCGGCTTCCGCTGCGGCCGACGGAGTCGAGGCTCGAAAATCGGCTGCGTAATCGGAAAGCGCCCAATCGATTTCGTGTCCGACGGCGGAAATCACCGGTATGTTCGATTCGTAGACGGCACGTACTACCGCTTCGTCGCTGAAGGGAAGCAGATCTTCGAGGGAGCCGCCTCCGCGCCCGACGATGAGCACGTCGCAAAGCCTGAAATAATTTGCGACTTTTATCTGCCGCACGATCGTTTCCGCCGCGCCTTCTCCCTGCACCGTTGCGGGCAAAATGACCGCCGATACGCAGGGATTCCGCCGCTTCATAATCTGCAAAATATCGCGCAGGGCGGCTCCCGTCGCGCTCGTAACGATACCGACCGTTTTCGGAAAAAGCGGCAGCGGTTTTTTGTGCGCTTCGTCGAATATGCCTTCGGCGGCGAGGCGCTTTTTGCGCTCTTCGAGCATCTGTAAAATATTTCCCGTGCCCGCCATTTCCATGCGCGAAATGACGAGCTGGTATTTGCCGTGCGGCGGGTACACCGTAAGGCATCCGGTACAGCGCACGAGCATACCGTCTTTCGGCGAAAACGAAAGAGAGGGCGTCGCGCTCCGCCACATCGCACATCCGAGCTGCGCACCGGAATCTTTCAGTGTCAAATAGATGTGGCCGGCGCTCGTCAGTTTGCAGTTGGAAATTTCACCTTCGACTATGACGGTACCGAACGAACCTTCGATCGTTTCTTTGATGAGATTTGTGATCTGCGTGACGGAAAAAAACGCGGAGGCGTCTTGAGCCGAATGTGCCATAGCGGTAATTTTATAGCGTATGGAAAAACTGGTCAACGCGTGGGCGAGGTGTTGTCAACATTATAGAATAAAAAGTATTCCGCTGCAGTATCTTTTTTCCGTTTCACTTTGTACGACTTTTCGTCTAAAAAAATAATTTTTCCCCTTTCATTTTCGATTGTTTTACAATGATTTTTTAGTCCCAACGGTAATTCCGAATACTACATATAAAACAATGAACGGAAAACTTATTCCTACGACGATAGGAATATTTGAAAAAATTGCCGTTTTTAACAATTCATCTCGCAAAAATATGTCCGTTCCGATTCCGACAGCAAGGTGAATGCAAGTCAAAACGACAAACGCCTCCATACATTTAAAAAGCACGGTAAAATATTCTTTTCGCTTGGAATAAAAATCCGCTTCCGCGCCGACTTGCTGCCGTAACTTTTCTGCTTCACTTTTCGTAATCTCTTTTTTAGTCAATTTAGTATCAATGTCAAAAAATTTTGTATTCATTGTATTTGATGAAAATCTGCTCTTTGCTTCCGAGATTTCAGCTGTGTTCTTCATAATGAAAAGTGCGATATAGATAATCATAATAAATTGTGAAAACATCACTAGA
This Treponema socranskii subsp. buccale DNA region includes the following protein-coding sequences:
- the xseB gene encoding exodeoxyribonuclease VII small subunit, whose protein sequence is MKNFAKNLETLEKLTADIKRDDISLEDALKDFETGIKLARGMEAEIDRIEGKIQMLMNEPAPESADTPELDLFSGADEATGTAGAPQEGTRQ
- the xseA gene encoding exodeoxyribonuclease VII large subunit translates to MAHSAQDASAFFSVTQITNLIKETIEGSFGTVIVEGEISNCKLTSAGHIYLTLKDSGAQLGCAMWRSATPSLSFSPKDGMLVRCTGCLTVYPPHGKYQLVISRMEMAGTGNILQMLEERKKRLAAEGIFDEAHKKPLPLFPKTVGIVTSATGAALRDILQIMKRRNPCVSAVILPATVQGEGAAETIVRQIKVANYFRLCDVLIVGRGGGSLEDLLPFSDEAVVRAVYESNIPVISAVGHEIDWALSDYAADFRASTPSAAAEAAVPLKSDIIRTLQTYADIFHTEIKRKVENMKLIVRTFNPENLELQFRTIEQPLLARFDGAKVALLQNIDEKLKDAKHRIALCTHVLESASPEKIFARGYSMVRDTASGEVVRDASLVAVGAELEIVPAKGQLTATVKSVCTEAKHIIN
- a CDS encoding FHIPEP family type III secretion protein yields the protein MNRFLYILKSLFAIALVIIFPLSLLLVAYPKLPIEILSAGFYLFSIAVCFLIRNRKTKINRIEFCAIFSLIFYVQLIHISLLAQESDEHLFIVRLFQKSLELEGEALVMFSQFIMIIYIALFIMKNTAEISEAKSRFSSNTMNTKFFDIDTKLTKKEITKSEAEKLRQQVGAEADFYSKRKEYFTVLFKCMEAFVVLTCIHLAVGIGTDIFLRDELLKTAIFSNIPIVVGISFPFIVLYVVFGITVGTKKSL